Proteins co-encoded in one Pseudophryne corroboree isolate aPseCor3 chromosome 1, aPseCor3.hap2, whole genome shotgun sequence genomic window:
- the LOC134901818 gene encoding paraneoplastic antigen Ma2 homolog — translation MEEVSKEDIFRWCHEKDIDVDCSFGLRGNLNNASEDSMINAVKFLYGINEPRIVDKWKGSTGTITAVLITNQNALDPMLLPGMVVVEGVPGWKVPLVWPERNPVGEEEGPTGGEHGTGEPHLIGGVPTAGLNTDPITHSEDKVENQVETVMGKMVSHLERWHFEGGYRRLRIFSGITPVPAGEETYELWREAATQHSEEWQCPEHVKRQRVVESLRGPAMGVIQATRRSNPNATLKDYVEALDFSFGTLEDVGDLLARLNHTYQEPGETLTHYIYRVDRLIYKIVDKGGIDKEGVDRRRLTQVIKGALTNSTVAQRLRCTMNINRPPTLNELVREVKLEEVQIENREKTIKKVKVVLPTPSSPSIDERLLKLIEDQNKKIEQLIALQTNPPYSQGMRNDSGGEISVRRVSRFPTICYSCGQAGHRSFECPMYGHFQRGNNNNYRRRLSTQENANGSAVDPSQAPQ, via the coding sequence ATGGAGGAGGTTAGTAAGGAAGATATTTTTCGTTGGTGTCACGAGAAGGATATAGATGTCGATTGCAGCTTTGGATTGCGAGGAAATTTGAATAATGCTAGTGAAGATAGTATGATCAACGCAGTGAAATTTCTTTATGGAATTAATGAGCCACGCATCGTAGATAAATGGAAAGGGTCTACCGGTACTATTACAGCTGTTTTAATAACTAATCAGAACGCACTAGATCCAATGCTACTCCCTGGTATGGTAGTGGTTGAGGGAGTCCCGGGATGGAAAGTACCACTGGTGTGGCCTGAAAGGAACCCTGTGGGGGAAGAAGAGGGTCCCACAGGGGGTGAACACGGAACTGGGGAACCACATCTCATAGGTGGTGTTCCTACCGCTGGGCTAAATACTGATCCCATCACTCACTCTGAGGACAAGGTGGAGAATCAGGTAGAAACAGTGATGGGTAAAATGGTTAGCCACTTGGAGAGGTGGCATTTTGAAGGAGGATATCGTCGCCTTAGGATTTTCTCGGGAATCACCCCGGTACCAGCAGGAGAGGAGACCTACGAGCTGTGGAGGGAGGCAGCCACTCAACATTCCGAAGAGTGGCAGTGCCCCGAACATGTTAAACGGCAGAGGGTGGTTGAAAGCCTACGAGGACCGGCGATGGGGGTGATTCAAGCCACCCGAAGGAGCAACCCCAATGCTACCCTAAAAGACTATGTGGAGGCTCTAGATTTTTCCTTTGGTACCTTGGAAGATGTAGGGGACCTACTGGCTCGGCTTAACCATACTTACCAGGAGCCAGGAGAAACTTTGACCCATTACATTTATAGAGTCGATAGGttaatttacaagattgtagataaAGGGGGGATTGATAAGGAAGGTGTGGATAGAAGGAGACTGACTCAGGTAATTAAGGGGGCCTTAACCAATAGTACTGTAGCACAACGGCTCAGATGTACTATGAATATTAATCGGCCTCCGACCTTAAATGAGCTCGTGCGAGAAGTGAAACTCGAAGAGGTACAAATAGAAAACCGTGAGAAAACCATAAAAAAGGTCAAAGTAGTTTTACCCaccccctcttctccctctatagatGAACGACTGTTGAAGTTAATTGAAGACCAGAACAAAAAAATTGAACAGCTAATCGCCTTACAGACCAATCCTCCTTATAGTCAGGGGATGAGAAATGATTCCGGGGGGGAGATAAGTGTAAGGAGGGTAAGCAGATTTCCCACAATTTGTTATAGTTGTGGACAAGCGGGTCATAGATCCTTTGAATGCCCCATGTATGGACACTTCCAAAGaggaaataataataattacaggagacGACTGTCTACTCAGGAAAACGCCAACGGGAGTGCTGtggacccctcacaggctccccaataa